Sequence from the Lepisosteus oculatus isolate fLepOcu1 chromosome 13, fLepOcu1.hap2, whole genome shotgun sequence genome:
TGTGACAAGCAGGCACTCAGGGTTTATATATAGGAGTCTATTTCCACTATTTTTTCACATCTCAGCAAAAGAATGAGGGCCAAAAACAACTTCCTTTGTGTAATTCTAAAGCAACAGAATTTTTCTAAATGCAGAGGTTTACACAATAATTTGCCCTGAATATCCCACAGTCTAGTTATAATCTAGTTTTATGAAAATGTCTTCCAAGTGCATGATAATCAAAATAAGTAGTAGTAAACCACctcaattttttaaacaatgcaaTTAGGTGTAGTCTCCCCTACTGCAGTAAAACCCTTATTTTATCACTAGACAGTTACAGCTTGAGTAGACATCAAAACTCTCTTGGCAGGTCACAGGTTTTGTgactttttttacataaatagAATCTGCTGACCTGCAGAAAGTCGATGTAGTCCTCAGTATGTGAGAGCTGCTCCAGCTCAGCATGTCTCCTCTGTATTTCAATGATTTCATCCTCCAGCTCCTTAATGAGACTTTCAGCCAGCCTCTCTGCGGCTTTCTGCTTCTCCTCACTCAGTTCAAGGAGCTCAGCCTGGCTTCTCTCAATGGAGCGAATTAAGTCACTGAAGACCTGAAAACTGTTCTCAACCTCTCTGCATGCACGGCTCTAGCGGGACAGGAGGTAAACACAATCAAACACACAACAGAGAAAAGTACAACTTTGATTTACCCAAGGAAAGTCACAAAAAATAAGTTAACTTATCCAGGGAGATAATTTATGTGTGTGAAAGACAGCAATACCCCTAAAACAGCACTTAGTAGCATACCCACCCAGTTTGATAAAACCCATAATAAGACTTACTTTGCTGTGCTCCATGGATATTTTGATCTCTTCCATCTTTTTTCGTCTGTACTGGATCATTTGCTGTATTTTTACTTCAGTTTCTCCCAGCTGAGCCTGTTGAGAAACATGGGAACAAAGATACTTCACATCACTGCAGAAGTGTGCTGCTAACTGAATCTGGCAAACGTTTTAGAGGTTATTCAATGAAAACCGACGCCAATATAAGGATATACTATTATTCATCTTCCTGTAAAATTATCTAATTTAATCTACAGGTAGGGGATTCAAATGGATAAACCTCTGTGAAATCACTTTAAAGAACATTACGCCACCACATACAATCAAACCATCCTAAAGGCAATGTAGCATAGAGTCAACCAGTGTCAGGAATTCTGCAGAAGGGAGGCGGCAACATAATTCCACACAAAAAAAGTCAATCAACTCAAGCATGGTTCATGGAGGTGGAAAACTGCCTCAGGCATCATTCCAGAATATCTCATAAATGCACGATTGAGTGAGATGTGGGAACTGAGAAGCCATGACAGATAATTCTATGAATATGATTATTCATATGATtctgttaatttaatttctatacaTAGTTGAAATTCAATAAAATCTACAGTTTGAGACAAAGTAAGACATCGTTAAAGACTGCATTTCACCTTTTTCTCTAACCATTCAGTCTCTGCTGAGACAGTATTGTGAGACCTGTGGTCCGTCTCTGTACATAACTGACAAATACACATCTGGTCAGTCTTGCAGAACAGCTCCAGGCATCGCTCATGTTTCTTGCAGATCCGATTTTCCAGATTGTTCACAGGGTCAATCAGTCTGTGTCTCCTGAAAGCTGTTCCTTGATAATGAGGTTTGATATGCTCATCGCAGTAAGAGGCCAGACACACCAAGCAGGATTTCACTGCATTAAGTCTTTCTGTGGTGCAGAAATCACAGAGCACTTCTCCTGGTTTAACAGAGAATTCCTCGGAGCTGCTAGGTCTTGTTCTCTTGAACTGTTCAGTTATTTCCGCAAAGCTTCTGTTCACACGGAGATCAGGTCTCTTATTGAATATCTCCTTACACAAAGGACATTGGCACAAAACACGGTTTTCCCAGGATCTTTCTATACACACCATGCAGAAGTTGTGGCCACAGGGAATGGTTACAGGTTTATCAAATATATCCAAACATACAGAGCAGCGTAATTGCTCTTCAGACAGGATATTACTGGATAACGCCATTCCTGAGAAAGACAACAGATCAAGGATGATTGTAGGAGAGGTTCAGCATTTGATCTTGCTGGACAGAAGGGTCTGAACTTCCTGGAAGGATagaaagaaattttaaaataattttatttacagaTTTGACAACTTCATAAATTGTAGTACTAACTATAGCataaggacaataaaagtttttaaaaaatgaatgtcaaTATGTATCCAAGTGATTTTTTAGTTGCCAAATGtttttagttacatgattctatattaatattatatataatatcaaGTGGTATTCAGTCAGtattacaacaataacagcaagtgttCTTATTACATACGCTtataaaaggataaaacattatatctttttatgaagtatataaacttcatACGTTTATATTCTTATATAAAAGTATATATACGTCAAACCTTTTCCAAAATAAGCCTCGTACGTtgccaagttaaagactttgatacataaaatgtttatgaagatggTGGAATACTGCTACCactaaatacaaaaacatatcctgtatatctactgtacagtatgtacattaggTATATATTATGTATGAGAGTGTAtggctttaataataattgcttacacttatatagcacttttctggacactccactcaaagcgctttacaggtaatggggactcccctccaccaccaccaatgtgcagcatccacctggatgatgcgatggcagccatagtttgccagaacgctcaccacacatcagctatcagtggggaggagagctatgaatgtagccaattcaaagaggagaattattaggaggccatgattggtaaggaccaatgagaaatttggccaggaagccctgggatttttaatgaccacagagagtcaggacctcggttttacgtctcatccgaaggacagcacctgtttacagtatagtgtccctttcactatactggggcattaggacccacatggaccgcagggtgagcgccccctgctggccctgctggccccactaacacctcttccagcagcaacctttttcccaggaggtctcccatccaggtactgaccaggctcacactcgcttagcttcagtgggttgccagttgtgagttgcattgTAAATTTGCATTACATTCggtatattatataaatattctgtttttattttcagctaccaaaacgtcctttaatttgtaaaattcaatattaatattccatattaaacatgcacagcagagaaacaaattaaataaagcaatcgtttcactaacatctatgGGAGCACAAGTGCCGTCTTTACCCAGTGAACTACATAACGCAACGCGCGTTACTTTTGAGGTGTTGGAAGAAAAACCACGTGTTCTTAATGACTGCACCTATATGAATGAACGTCCCCTGGTAATAGTAACACCAATATTGCAGGTTGTTCTCCCATTTTTATGCTTCGTCTTAGCTATTATACTGTTcagaatattatatataataatatcatAATATTTTAAGGTAGAAAAAGTTCCATGTAGACAGTCACGTGACTACCCGAAAATAAGGCGCTTTTATATTGGAAAAAGCAGCAATTTTGGAAGCTACTTTCAATGCCACAACCGACACTAACTGAACAATAACGAATGCGGTGGGTTTCTCTTGCTTGTGCTATGTATAGGGGGGTCAACTTCACATAGTTCTCAATTCAATAAATAACGTTCATCTAGAAAGACATATTAACAGGCACTAGGACCAAGAAGACATACCTTTAGAATCTACCACAATACACCCtttattaaacaagacagaaaaGGCGATCAGCTGTTTTCCACCGCTGTGAACcgttaaaaaaatctgtagaaTACAAATTATTTGTAAATCCTTCACATTATGTTCTAGCAAAGTATTTTCGCATTGTTTTATGTTCTACTCCATTCTCCTCTAAATGGCTCCACCACTGCATATGTAATGCCTTCTTCCAAAACACACTACGAATAAAATTGCAAGACCAATTCCCTAATCAACCTTTTCTGAAACGTCTTTTTAAGGCCAAAGTAGAAATGCGCTTCAAAATCTATACTGTAGTGTAACTAATAAAGCTCACAGACTTCAGATCTCTGCGGCCCAGGTTGCAGCTCAGGCCAAAGACCTGTAGAGATAACTTTCGGTGCTGAAGCTGCAGACACCCCTGAACTACCGAGAGGTATACCTGCTGTCCACTGAAAATCAGCCCCACCACCACGATCAACATTCATTCAAACAGGCCCAGGATATCGGTACAGAAGTGTCCCGATACTATAATAAAGACGACAAAACTCAATAAGCTTTACCTTACCAGTGTGTAACTTTCGCTTTGCTTACACTTCCGCATTGAGCGACGAGTTTAACTTCTACGCAACtgtgtacagtagctgcagcCTCTGCTCTTAAAGAAACAGCGATCAACTTTTGTCCTGTAAACTAAGCAGATGCATGAATAAAACGGCTGTCAGGCCTGCTGTTGTAAACCCAACACCTTTAATCAATAATATTTATCTTACAGAAATACACTGCCTTATAgtatttttgttaaaacaaataaatagtGACCTACTGTAGATCAAAAGTTGATCACTAATGATTTGaagtaaaaatgaataatttaaaaaaaatgtaatgttctcatcttttttgtattattttgtgtGCCAGTTATTATTATACGTCTCTGCAAATAATCTGTTATTTAAAGGTCAGACAactgattaaattaaatgtttcaatGACGAGAAGAGTGGTCCTTGTGGACTAAATTTGTGTTCCAAATGCTATATACATTTCTCAATTGAACAATTTTATAACAATTAAACCACCTATTTAATTTAtcaaacaaactttttttcaagcctttagaatttgattacttAAAGGCTTCCCATAAAATGATACTGGATTGGCTCTTTCCAGACCGTGTAAAAAGGGGTATATTTTCAAGAggtatattttctgttttggggACAAAAGACAGAGTCACACTGTGTCCAATTTTCATAATCAGATTTGCAGTGTAAAACAAGCCTTGTATTTGATTCTGAAAGCCTGAATGTTTTCATTGTGTTGAGTTGCATCTCATTGTCATAGATATGCTTTGAGAAGTTCTAAAGTGATGCATACTTTTTGCTAAAACTGGTAAAAGTCTTTGAATTcagaattaatcttttcactGATATTACTGCTTAGTAACCGTGCTACTTAAGAAAATAGAATTATCAAGTCGTCAAGCCAATTAAAACCAttcatagccaaaacgaatactTCGGAAATTGttggagaaataaacattttcattagtTTTTCAGTTCCAAATGCTTGGGAAAAATGACTAGGAAAAGTAGGACACACCCTGCCAACATAATATAATATTGGAATGGTCTATCTTGAAGCGACAGATGTATATATGTGCGCAAAGACAGTGGTGTGATAAAATGATTCCAAATTAGTCAGTGGACAACACTCTCGAAATTCCAACAGTGCATTTCATCTTCTATGTTGTGTGAGTGTGGTTTCTGCCTTTTATGAGAATTATTTTGTGTGACCGTGACTGGTGGAAAGAGAAACGTTTCTAAACTACAACACAAAGTTGTATAACATAGACGTGTTATACATGTAATCACTTGCATGATGAATCAGATTGCCAAGAAGAGGggtaatacagtataattgtataatttaaaatagtcttatttcactttattatttttttagaagacATCAACATGACACTTgcatacaaatattaaaattatattggaAATTAATGGAGAGAGGTGTACACAAATCCAACCTGAGCTAAAATATTGTACATGTAATAGAAAGAGCAAAAAGGAACCGAGTAACAGGCTTACCTGTGATTGTTTAGAATGtatgttgaaaagaaaatatttcccAAGTAGCATCACATTTCATAACTTGGGGTTCATCAGTTCAGCAGTGATGGAAAGGCTGAGGTGAACTTCTGTTAGTTACAGATTTGAAAACTAATAGATAAGGTAAGTGTGTAGGAACAGTAAGGTGTGCGTGAGAATACTTATTATACATGAAAATCATTATTATATACCAGATTGTGCAGAAAGATTGGAATTTGGACTGGACACTGAGATACCATTAATCATGTGAAAAGTGTCGTGGGATGTTTAATGGGTTCTTTAAAAGTAGCTAGAACCCTGAACGCCTGAACGACGCTGCCGTTAATTTGTAAATTCACAAGAGGGAAGAGTgcccctactggtccactaacACCACTGCCTGTAGCAGCTTGTTAAATTACTACAATATTGTGACTGGACATTAATTATGCGGTTTAAGGCCCAGAGGGGCTGCTGGGAAAGGATAAAAAGTTGCTGTGTTGTCTTTGTGTGGTCGTTTCTTCCTTGTAGTTGATCTCCCTAGTCAGATTCTGTGTTGGTGTTTGTAACCCTATCAGAAAAAGCACTTCCAGTCCCTCCGGTACACTGGACTCTGTTGTCTCTATTTGGTCTGGTCGTGCTCTTGTGGTGAACCGTGTTTTATTCTAGATAATTGCAGAACCCCAAAAAGTAAAGGTAACTACCCCATCTTGTGGTCAAACGGAGTGATGACATTCCTATGGAACTAAAATTCCAACTGATAAACCCGCAGCACAAGTACAACAATACGTTCTCTTTTGCAGACGTCAGGGACTGTATGCGGTAGAACAAATGAAGAGTTCAAATGCAGGCTGCgtaaattaaatcatttcagGACTGGAAAACACCCGACAGTTGACTATCAATGTTGAAAAGTTCTGCTTTTCAATTTTCTGCTACAGACAACAGCAGCATGTGCACAGCAAAACCAAATTATAAATACAACATAGAAAACATCAGGTTGGAAGGggctatttatgaaaaagactcGTCATTTACATCCaaggaaaagcaataaaaaagcaaacaaaatgttaggatatatatatatatttaaaagcacagaaataaaatcattgacatctCTGGAATCTGTGCACagaagagatactgtacattccacgCCTTTAGGGAAAGTCCTACACTAACAGGATGCAGGAACAGAACCTGGTTAGTCTTGAACAAAGAACATTACAGAAAGACCTGATATGGacattgaaacattttcttaaagatACTGACAGTGTCAACCAAGCCGATTTCtttagaatgaacagtgaaacatgaatttGATGGAAGAAGAGGAAACCATGTACACTAAATGTATGTAGATTTATATAAATAAGGGACATTTAAACCTGAGAaaaagaggcacttctttacccaaagggttgtgggagtgtggaacaagctgcccagccatgttgttaaaaccgataccctggtttccttcaagaaatgacaGGATGACATCTTTGGTTCAATGAACTACTATCAAACGGGATAGAAAGCACTTTGCACCACTGCATGTGGCATGTTGATCATACAGAGTGTGACAGAGGATGGGGCAATCTGAAAAATAGTGAGGCAGTGAAGAATTGCTTGGGCACAGATATGCTTTCTTCAGACTCCGTTTGGCTGGAAACTGCTCAGAGTGAAATGTGCAGGCTCTCCAGGCAGTATTGGTTCAGCATCTCCGTCAATTCGTACACCACAACTGCTGTACAGAGCACAATGTCTGGCTGGAGCTTTTGTTTTGAGCTAAAAAGAGAGAgacacatttcactgcaaataaATATCTGACTTATGAAGTCTTAGTCGTGTTGTAATTCGTATTTACTCTCTTTATTGCTTAAGTggtaagatataatgatattatacagtatctgacatACAGGCAATTTATTTTATAAGTTTTGCTTTAGTTATAATCGACAGCAGAGTGGTATCATGGTTAGCTCTAACAAAATGAGTTAAACTTTACAGAAAAAGTGGATGTGGAAACAGTCTGACAAGTgcaactttctgttcctgatacTGTAAGAAAGGTTTTGCAACTGTAAAGCAATTAAATCACACAAAGTATCCAAGGGATAATGCCGTTAGAATGTTTGTGTTCAATTTTCATGTATATTGTAGAACTACATTTTTGTATAAAAGGATACCCTGcgatatcaccctgcaactcacaactggccacacactgaagctaaacgagtgtgagcctggtcagtacctgggtgggagacctcctggggaaaaactaaggttgctgctggaagaggtgttagtggagccagcagggggcgctcaccctgtggtccatgtgggtcctaatgccccagtatagtggtgtggacactatactgtaaacaggcaccgtccttcagatgagatgtaaaaccaaggttctgactctctgtggtcaaatCCCAGggtttttcttgaaaagagtaggggtgtcctggtcaaatttcccattggcccttaccaatcatggcctcctaatgatccccatctataaactggcttcattactctgctctcctccccattgatagatgatgtgtggtgagcgttctggcgcactatggctgccgtcgcatcatccaggtggatgctgcacattggtggtggtggaggggagtccccattacctgtaaagcgctttgagtggagtgtccagaaaagctctatataagtgtaagcaattgttattattattaccctGCTTGTACCATTAGTACTTGAATTTAGTAGTCTACAAGATACTAACTTTAAACATATATTAAATGTCATATAATCAGTGAATAATTTCAGTCCTGCAAAATGGGCATTTGAAACAATGCTAATCTACAAATCCATTGTTGAAAACAACATTGCCCAGCATGCCTCGATGGCAAAACAAGACCCCGTACTCCCGATTTCCGTTTACAGGGTTGCCTTGAGCGAGTGCCTGACTAGAACGCTTGCTGCGCTACGGTGGCCTGGTAGGATCAGTCCTTCTATCTTGTAGCGCGTTTCCAATTGCTTAGCCGTATCCTGACTGTATTTCCCGCTTTCGGGAGCAGGATTCATTTGATAAGGCGCGGCGCGGAACGGGTTAAGGAGCGGGGGTCCAGATTCCTCCTCTCCTGCTCGCCATGATGAACAAATGAACTCTCGGGGaatgaaatttaaatttcacaaaGGAGAGAAAGTCCTCTGTTTCGAACCAGACCCCACAAAGGCCAAGGTGCTTTATGATGCAAAGGTAAAGAGCCTTGTATTGCTTTACCGAGCAGGAATTGGGAATGAGTCAGTTTATGCTGGTCCCTCCGCCAGTTTATGCACTCtggatttttaatttattctttttattattgttgaagTCGATTTATTGGGATTTGTTCCGATGTCCTCGAGTTGGCGAGTTACTGCAATGCATGTTTCCAGGAAACGGATTACTTTGTAGCGTCTACGTttcctaatttatttttaactcaGTGTTGGgacatatttattttactgatgAGAAGGAGGtgtgtaatatatttaaaaaatactgttagCATTCCGGCTGAGGCCTGCCTGTATGTAGGAGGCCGTAACCGAACATGTTATGTGAACGTGTAGGTTGGCCGGCTCAATAAAAAGCTGTAGTCATTGTATGGTTTGAGAGAAGAACCGGAGAGAGGTTGCACATGACTGGGAGACATCCGGCCCATCTTGATCGCTTGGTTACTTTTGTTACAGCTGAGATTCAGACCCTCGTGTGTCAGGGTCCTCAGTTCCAGTTTCGGCAGCTAGTCCCATTTCCAAAATGTTCACCTGCGTTTTATGCACAGACATATTTGAGTTGCGGAAGAACGGGTTTTAGTCAGGTTTCTCCTTTCCTCATTATGAGTAGCTGTCTGCGTTTCATCCTATTTAAATACCCACATATGTACTGTCTTGGGAATAAAGTGCCTACATTGTAGTTCCCCGCCCTATTTTCAAACGGCATATTTTACACAGCTTAGTTGTTGTCTATTTTGTAttgaagaaaaacattaaaccttttttggttttgaaagATTGTCCAAGTAGCTAGGACGTAGTGCTTGCGTATGTATTGAAAGTACGTTTGTTCAATCCGCTTGctttttgcagtgaaattttGGAGGTTATCATTGTTACATTGATTTACAAAAATCAATTACTGGATCAAACtgcaaaaactatttttaccgcgagttctgttaaaaaaaaattggctCAATAAGGTCCTTGGATCTGTTAGCTGCCAACACCCGTACAAGTAGTGGGGTCATTAATGCAAATTAATTGCATGTGCGTTTAATCCGAATTGATTCTAGAGAGCAATTTACATATACTACGTCATATAATAATTAGTATCCACCTGTGCGGGTGGATACCCTTTCTCCTTTGTGTTCTTTGatgtttaataacatttaagaaaaaaaatcacaatatatTTGGTGGGAAAGGAAGATCATTTGAATTAAGGAGGGCCTAAGAAGAGGTTGCAGAATTCAGCTGGTATGCATGGGGCTGATGTCCCTACTTTTTCCAACAGTGCCACTGGATCTAAGTTATGTTTCATCCAAAACACTGCACCTCCTACCTGCAGTATAGGTACCTATTCCTGGTCACCAAGCTGCCAATTCAGGATCACCAGAAAAAACATCCATTATTGATCACTATACCATAAAGTACTGTTTAAGTTTCTttcttgtgatttaaatcaatatttagTATGCTATTTCAAATGAATCTCTGTTTTAggttgttgatgttgttgttggGAAAGATGAAAGGGGAAGAAAGGTCCCAGAGTATCTGATTCATTTTAACGGTTGGAACCGAAGGTAagtgcattttatttcaaagtaGAATCCTGTGCAGCTGGTATCCCCCAACTATTAGTTACTGATATAAATAATTTGTGTTTGTACATTTAGCTGTGTATTCCAAGAAATCTATATGTAAGCAGGTTAGTACATTTAATTCTGAAATGATAAAATTATCACATCTATTTAAATATCAAAATGTATGCTACTTATTTATGAAAACTTCTGTTCCTGCATGTTTTATTGTTGCAGTACCCCGTTTTGAAATATCTGAAAGTTGTGTATAGCTCTGGTTTATTTGCAGCAGGGATAGTTAGGATACTGAAATAAACAACTTCAGATGAATTGACAGACATAATATTTGactttgttattgtaaaaaaaagagcCAAATTGaaagaatggcctcctctttctTGTAACTCTTAGGTTTTTAACCATTTAGAAATATCCTGCAAGTTTATCAGGAATATTCTTTGTTCTTATAATCTTTCATCATTTGTACTATTATTTAGTGCTGCTATTGTAATCAATTTATTCGATAAACAGCTCTTCGTCTTATTGAATCGCTTATAAATTCTAATGCAATAAACAGATTGTGAAAACTGAATGATTTCTGTCCACATTTCTGTGGTTTGGCTGTCGCATCAgtatcagaaaataaacaccATGCAAATCTGCCCACTAACCCTTTAATTTATGAAAAATGAAGCTGCATCCTTTAGTCAAAATTGGGGATAAATCATTTCTTGTCCAGCATTTTGTGGAAATGTCAGGTGTCTTTTCATGCGGTTCATGGTGTATTTATGGCGAAGGCTTCAGTCTAAGCACACATGGTAATTCTACTGAAAAGGACACCTCAGACAGATAATCCCCAGTAGTAATGAATCATGCTCTTTCACTTCCAGCTGGGATAGATGGGCAGCAGAGGACCATGTTCTGCGTGACACGGATGAAAACCGCCGATTACAGCGTAAACTGGCACGAAAAGCTGTGGCTCGCATGTAAGAAAACCCTGTAATAAAATAGACTCTGCTTGCTATGAAATGCTAACctagaaaatgtaattgttaaTGTTTGTACAATGTTAAAATGGATGTCATTCTGTTTTGAGGTTTCCATAAAATTGTGTTGTGATGTATACAGTTTTATTCAGTGATACTTCTGTTTAGCTGTAGGGATTGACCCTGGTGTAGTAGATGTCAGATGGAATCTGATAGTGTGTTTGTACTAGGTGCAAAGACACAGCAAGGTCACTTCACCAATGGAAGTCACTGTCTTCTCTGTGTGTTGTGCTTGCAAATAATTAGTTTCAGATAACCAGATACAGGGTCTGTTCACACTCGTGTATTTGTTTTCTACTAAAATATGTTTATAATAAGAGTGTAATAAAGTGAAATAACTAATCTAATCAATGTGATGTTTACTCTCCCCGTTGTGTAAGGCATTGAGTATTGAAACAAATCATTCTGCTCATTCTCAGTTTTAGTAATGTATCAGG
This genomic interval carries:
- the LOC102684672 gene encoding E3 ubiquitin-protein ligase TRIM39-like, which encodes MALSSNILSEEQLRCSVCLDIFDKPVTIPCGHNFCMVCIERSWENRVLCQCPLCKEIFNKRPDLRVNRSFAEITEQFKRTRPSSSEEFSVKPGEVLCDFCTTERLNAVKSCLVCLASYCDEHIKPHYQGTAFRRHRLIDPVNNLENRICKKHERCLELFCKTDQMCICQLCTETDHRSHNTVSAETEWLEKKAQLGETEVKIQQMIQYRRKKMEEIKISMEHSKSRACREVENSFQVFSDLIRSIERSQAELLELSEEKQKAAERLAESLIKELEDEIIEIQRRHAELEQLSHTEDYIDFLQKLPSLCSLPHTKDWSEITVHTDLCLADLRRAVCQLEDRLSEEIEKLPEIKMRKMRQNAVDVVLDPNTAHPSLILSADGKQARHGDIRQVFHDNPERFDACVNVLGKDGFTSGKHYWEVQVDEKTEWTLGVASESIERKGKITLSPKKGYWTVGLRNSHEYKAFSRPSSVLLLSTKPRKIGVYVDYEKGQVSFYDAEARTHIYTFTDTFKEKMYPHFSPGAHEGGRNTAPLIISPINQADYQWNGMQES